The Candidatus Hydrogenedentota bacterium genome has a segment encoding these proteins:
- a CDS encoding type II and III secretion system protein — protein APAPAPAPAPAEAAPAPAPAEAPPAPPPPPPLTDIRQVQVKVWISEANERGIRDIGANLNFKRFVRGVEKNGSVAEARTNLLPLDQFGTLNLPFPDQSLFPPPLRSDLDNNLANGLQDRQGAGLSFSIIDTPYGTIDGAIRALERQSDADLISRPELLVANGQPALIKAGGQVPFQDAKITPPYAPQLQVQWRDVGVNLNFTPAIMPDNMVQLTLTTLEVSDVNRIENFRGVDLPVFSTRSQTGVVYVPDSTTLVIGGLTSRVLRSTERRVPVLGKIPLLGIPFRSRKADSENRNLLIFVSPTVVDLRAPTPRAESALEFWRERGTEWLNTPRIESERDAMQVGL, from the coding sequence CGCCCCGGCGCCCGCGCCCGCGCCCGCCCCGGCGGAGGCCGCGCCCGCGCCCGCCCCGGCGGAGGCCCCACCAGCCCCCCCGCCCCCGCCTCCGCTGACCGACATCCGGCAGGTGCAGGTGAAGGTCTGGATCAGCGAGGCCAACGAACGGGGCATTCGGGACATTGGCGCCAACCTCAACTTCAAACGCTTTGTCCGCGGCGTCGAGAAGAACGGCTCCGTCGCGGAGGCCCGCACCAACCTGCTGCCCCTGGACCAGTTTGGCACGCTCAACCTGCCGTTTCCGGACCAAAGCCTCTTTCCGCCTCCCCTGCGGTCCGACTTGGACAACAATCTGGCCAACGGGCTCCAGGACCGGCAGGGGGCCGGGCTGTCGTTCAGCATCATTGACACCCCCTACGGCACCATAGACGGCGCCATCCGCGCCCTGGAGCGCCAGTCGGACGCGGACCTTATCTCCCGCCCGGAACTCCTGGTGGCCAACGGCCAGCCCGCCCTCATCAAGGCGGGCGGACAGGTTCCGTTCCAGGACGCGAAAATCACGCCCCCTTACGCGCCGCAGCTTCAGGTGCAGTGGCGCGACGTCGGTGTGAACCTTAACTTCACCCCGGCCATCATGCCGGACAACATGGTGCAGCTCACCCTGACCACCCTCGAAGTCTCGGACGTCAACCGGATCGAAAACTTCCGCGGCGTGGACCTGCCCGTGTTCTCCACGAGGTCGCAGACCGGCGTCGTCTATGTGCCCGACAGCACAACCCTGGTGATCGGCGGCCTGACCAGCCGGGTGCTCCGCAGCACGGAGCGCCGCGTGCCCGTGCTCGGCAAGATTCCCCTGCTGGGGATCCCCTTCCGCAGCCGCAAGGCGGACTCCGAAAACCGCAACCTGCTCATCTTCGTGTCCCCCACCGTGGTGGACCTGCGGGCGCCCACGCCCCGCGCCGAGAGCGCGCTTGAGTTCTGGCGGGAGCGGGGCACCGAGTGGCTCAACACGCCCAGGATTGAAAGCGAGCGGGATGCGATGCAGGTTGGTCTCTAG
- a CDS encoding M28 family peptidase → MPGIMEDVRFLSETLPGRESQSEEEERAADYIHGRLSSVTPDTEIEPFSCVDNWELVVASYLAEFLLVALAAVWWPLPAALYGGAVAFSFLAEWSGRPVFSRLLPAYESANVVARMEALRPRRVFLLTARYDSGPATLLTAPGAAAAQRALHRLLLLAMTVVIATCVVEGAAVLGGAENPAMPWFRWAAAAALGIGAVLYFIAAAWGGDAPGANGNASGVAALIRAAELLRESPLDDSDVWLAATGAHGRGRAGIRVLLGGAGVEKPLTHVINLESVGRGTLRHTVAEGMPVAMNCGALLRAAAAKADETLPVPPVRLTSVATDAHTSLAGGWNALSIVGLDADGVPCGWQWTEDTADLVEADQIERAAVFAVAVMRELERLDHD, encoded by the coding sequence ATGCCGGGAATCATGGAGGATGTCCGCTTCCTGTCCGAGACCCTTCCCGGCCGGGAAAGCCAGTCGGAGGAGGAGGAGCGCGCCGCCGACTACATCCACGGGCGGCTCTCCTCGGTCACGCCGGATACGGAAATCGAGCCCTTCTCCTGCGTGGACAACTGGGAGCTGGTGGTCGCCTCGTATCTCGCCGAATTCCTGCTGGTGGCCCTGGCCGCCGTGTGGTGGCCCCTGCCTGCCGCGCTCTACGGCGGCGCGGTGGCCTTCTCCTTTCTCGCCGAGTGGTCCGGCCGTCCGGTGTTTTCCCGCCTGCTGCCCGCCTACGAGTCCGCCAATGTGGTCGCGCGCATGGAGGCGCTGCGGCCCCGGCGTGTCTTCCTGCTCACCGCGCGCTATGACAGCGGCCCGGCCACGCTGCTGACCGCGCCCGGCGCCGCCGCGGCGCAGCGCGCCCTGCACCGCCTCCTGCTTCTTGCCATGACCGTGGTCATCGCCACCTGCGTGGTGGAGGGCGCGGCGGTTCTCGGCGGCGCCGAGAATCCGGCCATGCCCTGGTTTCGGTGGGCCGCCGCCGCCGCGCTCGGCATCGGCGCCGTCCTGTACTTCATCGCCGCCGCCTGGGGAGGCGACGCGCCGGGGGCCAACGGCAACGCGTCCGGCGTCGCCGCGCTGATCCGCGCGGCCGAACTGCTGCGCGAGTCCCCCCTGGACGACTCGGATGTCTGGCTGGCGGCGACCGGCGCGCACGGCCGGGGCCGCGCGGGAATCCGCGTCCTCCTTGGAGGCGCCGGGGTGGAAAAGCCGCTCACCCATGTCATCAATCTGGAAAGCGTCGGGCGGGGCACCCTCCGCCACACCGTTGCCGAGGGGATGCCCGTGGCCATGAACTGCGGCGCCCTCCTGCGGGCCGCCGCAGCCAAAGCCGACGAAACCCTTCCGGTGCCCCCGGTGCGCCTCACCAGCGTCGCGACCGACGCCCACACCTCCCTGGCGGGCGGGTGGAACGCCCTCAGCATTGTCGGGCTGGACGCGGACGGCGTGCCCTGCGGCTGGCAGTGGACCGAAGACACGGCGGACCTGGTCGAGGCGGACCAGATCGAGCGGGCCGCCGTGTTTGCCGTCGCCGTCATGCGCGAGCTGGAGCGGCTGGACCACGACTGA
- a CDS encoding phosphomannomutase/phosphoglucomutase — protein sequence MNPEIFREYDIRGIAGKDLDESSMETIGKAYVAYMRGKRKHNCVVLGRDGRLTGKAYANALIDGVTSCGMNVIDIGMVPTPVLYYAMQVLDVDGGLMLTASHNPKEYNGLKVGVGKTTIYGGEIQKLGRIAAAGKFPKAPAKPVTITRLDMKPAYLRRVRQIIKLARPLKVVVDAANGVGGLTAIGLYRSLGCEVIPLFCEVDGNFPNHHADPTKKANLTDIIKAVKKHKADVGIAFDGDVDRLGGCDEKGNMLPGDRLLALFARSILAEKPGATILGEVKCSRGLYEDIRKHGGNAVMWRTGHSHIKAAMKTLHAELAGEMSGHIFFKHRWYGFDDAVYAGARLLEIVAAGKQPLSAHLATIPERPGTPEMEVTCADAKKFEVVRRATEYFQKELKLDVVTIDGARIEFPDGWGLLRASNTAPKLVMRVEADTPKRVKAIEKLIMDKLNELLA from the coding sequence ATCAACCCCGAGATTTTCCGAGAGTACGACATCCGCGGCATCGCGGGAAAAGACCTGGACGAGTCCTCGATGGAGACCATCGGAAAGGCATACGTCGCCTACATGCGCGGCAAACGGAAGCACAACTGCGTCGTGCTGGGGCGCGACGGGCGCCTCACCGGGAAGGCCTACGCCAACGCGCTCATTGACGGCGTCACCTCCTGCGGGATGAACGTCATTGACATCGGCATGGTGCCCACCCCCGTGCTCTATTACGCCATGCAGGTGCTCGACGTGGACGGCGGCCTCATGCTCACTGCGAGCCACAACCCGAAGGAATACAACGGGCTCAAGGTCGGCGTCGGCAAGACCACCATCTACGGCGGGGAAATCCAGAAGCTCGGCCGCATCGCCGCCGCGGGGAAGTTCCCCAAGGCCCCGGCGAAGCCCGTCACCATCACCCGCCTGGACATGAAGCCCGCCTACCTCCGCCGCGTCCGCCAGATCATTAAACTCGCGCGGCCCCTCAAGGTGGTGGTGGACGCCGCCAACGGCGTCGGCGGCCTGACCGCCATCGGCCTGTACCGCTCCCTCGGCTGCGAGGTCATCCCGCTGTTCTGCGAGGTGGACGGCAATTTCCCGAACCACCACGCCGACCCCACCAAGAAGGCCAACCTGACCGACATCATCAAGGCGGTCAAGAAGCACAAGGCGGACGTCGGCATCGCGTTCGACGGCGATGTGGACCGCCTCGGTGGCTGCGACGAGAAGGGCAACATGCTGCCCGGCGACCGCCTGCTCGCGCTTTTCGCCCGCAGCATCCTCGCGGAGAAGCCGGGCGCGACGATCCTCGGCGAGGTCAAGTGCTCGCGCGGCCTCTACGAGGACATCCGGAAGCACGGCGGCAACGCCGTCATGTGGCGCACGGGCCACTCCCACATCAAGGCGGCCATGAAGACGCTGCACGCCGAACTGGCCGGCGAGATGAGCGGCCACATCTTCTTCAAGCACCGCTGGTACGGGTTCGACGACGCCGTCTACGCGGGCGCGCGCCTGCTGGAGATCGTCGCCGCGGGAAAACAGCCCCTGAGCGCGCACCTCGCCACCATTCCCGAGCGTCCCGGCACCCCGGAGATGGAGGTCACCTGCGCGGACGCCAAGAAATTCGAGGTGGTCCGCCGCGCCACGGAGTATTTCCAGAAGGAGCTGAAGCTCGACGTGGTCACCATAGACGGCGCGCGCATCGAGTTCCCCGACGGCTGGGGCCTTCTGCGCGCCTCCAACACGGCGCCCAAACTGGTCATGCGCGTGGAGGCCGACACACCGAAACGCGTGAAGGCCATTGAGAAGCTCATCATGGACAAACTGAACGAGCTGCTTGCCTGA
- a CDS encoding 3-ketoacyl-ACP reductase, which yields MKTSGTALVTGASRGIGRGIALALAAKGFNIAGVATRHVPGDPEDNLETLRRTVEALGRECLPVAGDLSDLSAHQAMVDAVVGRFGAVDVLVSNAGVAPLVRADLLECSPESYDRVMGINLRGPFFFSQTVAKRMIAQVEAGLAPPRMVFITSISSRAASANRPEYCVSKAGLSMTAKCFAVRLAPYGIPVFDVQPGVIATDMTAGVTEKYDRLIGEGLLLTPRWGTPEDIGRAVAALAEGSFDYATGAVIEVGGGFGVERL from the coding sequence ATGAAGACGTCCGGAACCGCCCTCGTCACCGGCGCCAGCCGGGGCATCGGCCGGGGTATCGCCCTGGCCCTGGCCGCCAAAGGCTTCAATATCGCCGGGGTGGCCACCCGGCATGTCCCCGGCGACCCGGAGGACAACCTGGAGACGCTGCGGCGCACGGTCGAGGCCCTGGGGCGGGAATGCCTGCCCGTGGCCGGGGACCTCTCCGACCTGTCCGCCCATCAGGCAATGGTGGACGCGGTGGTGGGGCGCTTCGGTGCGGTGGACGTCCTGGTGAGCAACGCTGGGGTCGCGCCGCTGGTCCGGGCGGACCTGCTGGAATGTTCCCCGGAGAGTTACGACCGCGTCATGGGGATCAACCTGCGCGGCCCCTTCTTTTTCAGCCAGACCGTGGCGAAACGCATGATCGCCCAGGTGGAGGCGGGTCTGGCCCCACCCCGCATGGTCTTCATCACCAGCATCTCCAGCCGGGCGGCCAGCGCGAACCGTCCGGAATACTGCGTCAGCAAGGCCGGCCTCAGCATGACCGCCAAGTGCTTCGCCGTCCGCCTCGCCCCCTACGGCATCCCCGTCTTCGACGTGCAGCCCGGCGTGATCGCCACGGACATGACGGCGGGGGTCACGGAGAAGTATGACCGCCTCATTGGGGAGGGGCTCCTGCTCACGCCCCGCTGGGGCACGCCGGAGGACATTGGCCGCGCGGTGGCGGCCCTGGCGGAGGGTTCGTTTGACTACGCCACCGGCGCCGTCATCGAGGTCGGCGGCGGCTTTGGGGTTGAGCGCCTGTGA
- a CDS encoding universal stress protein: protein MIKRMLVPTDGSDMARRGVTYALALAEKHGASIMALHVVDVKLLEGPFLRDISASLGTAPYVNYTGNISSLLEVHGLSALEEVERLCAERGVPCETTLATGIVPRVIVEAGELADLIVLGRGGEHSPWLEGLAGSTAQAVVRRASTPVLVTGAAAPEGDKVVVAYDGSPHARKALRTGADVAREWGMALHLVTVRNDAEAVQGEALGYLESREGLEIVCVARQGDAGEEISAYAGESGAAVIVMGAFGHSKLRQLVVGSTTAYVLHSAPCPLLLLH, encoded by the coding sequence ATGATCAAGCGGATGCTGGTTCCCACGGACGGGAGCGACATGGCCCGCAGGGGCGTGACCTATGCGCTGGCGCTGGCGGAGAAGCACGGCGCCTCCATCATGGCGCTGCATGTGGTGGACGTGAAGCTCCTTGAGGGCCCCTTCCTGCGCGACATCTCGGCCTCCCTGGGCACGGCCCCCTATGTCAACTACACCGGCAACATCTCCTCCCTGCTGGAGGTCCACGGCCTCAGCGCGCTGGAGGAGGTGGAGCGGCTGTGCGCGGAGCGGGGCGTTCCCTGCGAGACAACCCTGGCCACGGGCATCGTGCCGCGGGTCATCGTGGAGGCCGGCGAGCTCGCCGACCTGATCGTGCTCGGCCGGGGCGGCGAGCACAGCCCCTGGCTGGAGGGGCTGGCCGGGTCCACGGCGCAGGCCGTGGTCCGGCGTGCCTCCACGCCGGTTCTCGTCACCGGCGCCGCGGCCCCAGAGGGCGACAAGGTGGTGGTGGCCTACGACGGCAGCCCCCACGCGCGCAAGGCGCTGCGCACCGGGGCGGATGTCGCCCGCGAATGGGGCATGGCCCTGCATCTGGTCACGGTGCGAAACGACGCGGAGGCCGTGCAGGGCGAGGCGCTGGGCTATCTGGAGTCCCGGGAAGGGCTGGAAATCGTGTGCGTGGCGCGGCAGGGCGACGCGGGCGAGGAAATCTCGGCCTACGCGGGCGAAAGCGGGGCCGCTGTCATCGTGATGGGCGCCTTCGGCCACTCAAAGCTGCGGCAACTGGTCGTCGGCAGCACCACCGCCTACGTCCTCCACAGCGCCCCCTGCCCCCTTCTCCTGCTGCACTGA